A stretch of the bacterium SCSIO 12827 genome encodes the following:
- a CDS encoding arginyltransferase: MRHKPISDTRFFFATAPLPCPYLPDRVERRVVTELFGRDATRLHDQLSYAGFRRSHGIVYAPACPGCDACKAVRIAVNGFDLRPSMKRILKANTDLSARMAQPTATQEQYRLFQRYQASRHSGGDMSKMDYLDYQALIEDTPIDTGLITFRDDEGTLMGAMLADRLGDGLSAVYSYFDPEQPRRGMGTYMILWLIDEAKRLGLPYVYLGFWIEGCNKMSYKARFRPLEVHTATGWQNFDDFTATSGT, encoded by the coding sequence ATGCGCCACAAACCCATATCGGACACGCGATTCTTTTTCGCGACGGCCCCGTTGCCTTGTCCGTACCTGCCGGATCGGGTCGAACGGCGCGTGGTCACCGAACTGTTCGGGCGCGACGCCACCCGCCTGCATGATCAATTGTCCTATGCCGGCTTCCGCCGCTCCCACGGGATCGTCTATGCCCCGGCCTGTCCCGGTTGCGATGCCTGTAAGGCCGTGCGCATCGCCGTCAACGGCTTTGACCTGCGCCCGTCAATGAAGCGGATACTGAAGGCCAATACGGACCTGTCGGCGCGCATGGCGCAGCCGACCGCTACCCAGGAACAATACCGCCTGTTCCAGCGCTATCAGGCGTCGCGCCATTCGGGCGGTGACATGTCCAAGATGGATTACCTGGACTACCAGGCGCTGATCGAGGACACCCCCATCGACACGGGCCTGATCACCTTCCGCGATGATGAGGGCACGCTGATGGGGGCCATGCTGGCCGACCGCCTGGGCGACGGGTTGTCAGCGGTCTACAGCTATTTCGACCCGGAACAGCCGCGCCGGGGCATGGGCACCTACATGATCCTGTGGCTGATCGACGAGGCCAAGCGTCTCGGCCTGCCCTATGTCTATCTGGGATTCTGGATCGAGGGCTGCAACAAGATGTCCTACAAGGCGCGGTTCCGCCCGCTCGAGGTCCATACGGCGACCGGTTGGCAGAACTTCGACGACTTCACGGCAACGTCCGGAACCTAG
- the motB gene encoding flagellar motor protein MotB: MAEEAAKQPIIIKKIKKGGHGHHGGAWKIAYADFVTAMMAFFLLLWLLNSVTQESLEGISNYFAPVSTSQTTSGSGDILQGKTITEEGISSNATARDSVTVDLPPPKAGTGGDLSEGEAESKAQPTEEDLEAQAAKKEQEAFEDAQEELQKTLESVPQMRQLKNSLLVDNTPEGLRIQLIDRDGLAMFPSGSSKMFLHTERLLELVSKVILSMPQDISISGHTDATPFSGQDYGNWELSSDRANSARRALESFGVPDARIQRVVGKSATDPLIAEDPKHPSNRRLSIILLRGTGREAEKEKAQKAAEEKARKERENEALPGLNEIKRQQRQEDGAAAPAPELKPEGIQLPAPSGAAPAQPAAPALPGINLEIRGDIKPQ, encoded by the coding sequence ATGGCGGAAGAAGCCGCAAAACAACCGATCATCATCAAGAAGATCAAGAAGGGCGGACACGGCCATCACGGCGGCGCGTGGAAAATCGCCTACGCCGACTTCGTGACCGCCATGATGGCCTTCTTCCTGCTGCTGTGGCTGTTGAACTCGGTCACCCAGGAATCCCTCGAAGGCATTTCCAACTATTTCGCGCCCGTGTCCACGTCGCAGACGACCAGCGGGTCCGGCGACATCCTTCAGGGCAAGACGATTACCGAGGAAGGCATTTCCTCGAACGCCACGGCGCGCGACAGCGTGACCGTCGATCTGCCGCCGCCCAAGGCCGGCACCGGCGGTGACCTGTCCGAGGGCGAGGCCGAATCCAAGGCCCAACCGACCGAAGAGGACCTTGAGGCACAGGCTGCCAAGAAGGAACAGGAAGCCTTTGAGGACGCCCAGGAAGAACTGCAAAAAACGCTGGAAAGCGTGCCGCAGATGCGTCAGCTGAAAAACAGCCTGCTGGTCGACAACACACCCGAAGGTCTGCGCATTCAGCTGATCGACCGCGATGGCTTGGCCATGTTCCCGTCGGGATCCTCCAAGATGTTCCTGCACACGGAACGCCTGCTGGAACTGGTGTCCAAGGTCATTTTGTCGATGCCCCAGGACATCTCGATTTCCGGGCATACGGACGCCACCCCGTTTTCCGGTCAGGACTACGGCAACTGGGAACTGTCGTCGGACCGCGCCAATTCGGCGCGCCGCGCGCTCGAAAGCTTCGGCGTGCCCGACGCCAGAATCCAGCGTGTCGTCGGAAAATCAGCGACGGATCCCCTGATTGCCGAAGACCCCAAGCATCCGTCCAACCGGCGGCTTTCGATTATTCTTCTGCGTGGCACCGGCCGTGAGGCGGAAAAGGAAAAGGCCCAAAAGGCCGCCGAGGAAAAGGCTAGGAAGGAACGTGAGAACGAAGCCCTGCCCGGCCTGAACGAGATCAAGCGTCAGCAGCGGCAGGAAGATGGCGCCGCCGCACCCGCGCCCGAGTTGAAGCCCGAAGGCATACAACTGCCTGCACCCAGCGGCGCTGCCCCGGCTCAGCCAGCCGCACCGGCGTTACCCGGGATCAACCTTGAAATCCGCGGTGATATTAAGCCACAGTAG
- the motA gene encoding flagellar motor stator protein MotA — MLFIVGSLVVLVSVFGAYGVHGSFGVLWQPLEFIIIFGGAIGAFVTGNPKSVIKGVMGSFKTLIKGPTYTREHYEELLGCLYSVFRLAKTKGDLALEAHVEKPDESTLFANFPLFHGDHHAIEFLCDYLRLLTLGASNPHEIESVMDAELEKHHEELHSISGAWQSMADATPALGIVAAVLGVIVTMGSITEPPEVLGNLIAAALVGTFSGIFFAYGFMAPIAASLTNTYASDAAYLNCIKIALVGHMQGYAPQVSVEFARKTLAHGLRPTFAEVEEMVTNLPAAS; from the coding sequence ATGCTGTTTATTGTAGGCTCATTGGTTGTACTGGTTTCCGTGTTCGGTGCCTATGGCGTCCACGGCAGCTTCGGTGTGCTTTGGCAGCCGCTTGAATTCATCATCATCTTCGGCGGCGCCATCGGGGCGTTCGTCACGGGCAACCCCAAGTCGGTGATCAAGGGGGTCATGGGATCGTTCAAGACCCTGATCAAAGGCCCCACATATACCCGCGAACACTATGAAGAGCTTCTCGGTTGCCTCTATTCAGTGTTCCGCCTGGCCAAGACCAAAGGCGACCTGGCGCTGGAAGCGCATGTGGAAAAACCGGATGAAAGCACCCTGTTCGCCAATTTCCCGTTGTTTCACGGCGACCATCACGCCATCGAATTCCTGTGCGACTATCTGCGCCTGTTGACCCTGGGGGCTTCCAACCCGCACGAAATCGAATCGGTCATGGATGCCGAACTGGAAAAGCACCACGAGGAGTTGCATTCCATCTCCGGCGCCTGGCAGAGCATGGCCGACGCGACCCCGGCGCTAGGCATCGTCGCCGCCGTCTTGGGCGTCATCGTGACCATGGGCTCGATCACCGAACCGCCGGAAGTTCTCGGCAACCTGATCGCGGCCGCCCTGGTCGGGACGTTCAGCGGAATTTTCTTCGCCTATGGCTTCATGGCCCCCATTGCGGCCTCTCTGACCAATACCTACGCTTCCGACGCCGCTTACCTGAACTGCATCAAGATCGCGCTGGTCGGTCACATGCAGGGCTATGCCCCGCAGGTGTCCGTTGAATTCGCGCGCAAGACCTTGGCGCACGGGTTGCGGCCAACCTTTGCCGAGGTCGAGGAAATGGTCACCAACCTGCCCGCGGCGTCGTGA
- a CDS encoding flavin reductase family protein — MACFASGVTVVTAPGDGQGPVGVTVSAFCSLSLDPPLILVCLDNRTGCIAQFLESGAGFTVNVLAADQHALSDAFAGPQTFDLHGHGFKAGATGAPILDGVAAALSCQTHAIHDGGDHRIVVGRVADVQVARDKAPLVYFQSSYRGLSGLA, encoded by the coding sequence TTGGCTTGTTTTGCCTCGGGCGTCACGGTTGTCACCGCGCCCGGCGACGGGCAGGGGCCCGTCGGCGTAACCGTCAGCGCTTTCTGCTCGCTGTCCCTCGACCCGCCGTTGATCTTGGTTTGCCTGGATAACCGCACGGGATGCATTGCCCAATTCCTGGAATCAGGCGCCGGGTTCACGGTTAATGTCCTGGCCGCCGATCAACATGCTCTGTCCGACGCTTTCGCCGGGCCGCAGACCTTCGACCTGCACGGACATGGATTTAAGGCCGGTGCGACCGGCGCGCCGATCCTCGATGGCGTGGCGGCGGCACTGTCCTGCCAAACCCACGCGATCCACGACGGCGGCGATCACCGCATCGTGGTCGGCCGCGTGGCGGATGTGCAAGTGGCCCGCGACAAGGCACCGCTGGTCTATTTCCAAAGCTCATATCGTGGGTTAAGTGGGCTCGCCTAA
- a CDS encoding class I SAM-dependent methyltransferase: MAAMIILRNLGWPAPAPVLCVIWGAVAAVATLPLGLARWWLPVQAAGPVLLWVVLGLQPPGWVIFAVFAILLAVYWNAVGEGVPLYLSNAKTWRAVEKLLPKRHGIRMADLGSGLGGTLWLLADARPDADFDGFETAPLVYLATRLRKFTQPRANLRIRFLSLWRADLRNFDVVYCFLSPVPMARLYAKAREEMKPGSLFISNSFAVPDVAPDEIVEVDDSRRTRLLVFRM, encoded by the coding sequence GTGGCTGCCATGATCATCCTGCGCAATCTCGGCTGGCCGGCGCCGGCACCGGTGCTCTGCGTTATTTGGGGGGCTGTGGCGGCTGTGGCGACGTTGCCCTTGGGGCTCGCGCGGTGGTGGTTGCCGGTCCAGGCGGCCGGGCCGGTCCTGCTCTGGGTCGTGCTCGGCCTGCAGCCGCCTGGATGGGTCATCTTCGCCGTATTCGCGATCCTGCTTGCCGTCTATTGGAACGCCGTGGGTGAGGGCGTTCCCCTCTACCTGTCCAACGCCAAGACATGGCGCGCCGTTGAAAAGCTGTTGCCGAAACGGCACGGCATCCGCATGGCGGACCTGGGCAGTGGGCTCGGGGGGACGCTCTGGCTCCTCGCCGATGCGCGCCCGGATGCCGATTTCGACGGCTTCGAAACCGCCCCGTTGGTTTACCTCGCGACCCGCCTTAGAAAATTCACGCAACCGCGGGCGAACCTGCGAATCCGCTTTCTGTCCCTTTGGCGGGCGGATTTAAGGAATTTCGATGTCGTTTATTGTTTCCTGTCACCCGTGCCCATGGCGCGTCTTTACGCCAAGGCCCGTGAGGAAATGAAGCCGGGCAGCCTGTTCATTTCCAACAGCTTTGCCGTGCCGGATGTCGCCCCGGACGAGATCGTCGAGGTCGACGACAGCCGGCGCACCCGGCTGCTGGTCTTCAGGATGTAG
- a CDS encoding threonine ammonia-lyase, with translation MTVTIDAIRDAARQLQGEIIRTPALPVRRLSRATGADVYLKLENLQVTGSFKVRGAGIKLGSLSGDERARGVVAASAGNHAQGVAYHAGRLGIVATIYMPEGTPFTKVGRTEDLGATVVLEGVDFNAARDAALAHAEETGKLFIAPFDDPHVIAGQGTVALELLEDVPDLDILIVPIGGGGLMAGCAIAAHAINPGIEMIGAQTALYPSMAQALNGEASTGAGTTIAEGIAVKTPGEITQPIIADHVTDISVLGEDQIEAAVLALAEGQRIVAEGAGAAGVAALLAGDGRYAGKKVGIVISGGNIDSRLLSNVLLRGLVRGGRMVSLRIGMSDRPGMLAEVSGLIGGLGGNILEVYHQRLFTDGPIRDTELDVVIETIDAEHARAIVEALCNAGFQTRVLSNRKD, from the coding sequence ATGACCGTGACGATAGATGCCATCCGCGACGCCGCCCGCCAATTGCAGGGCGAGATCATTCGCACCCCGGCCCTACCGGTGCGCCGGCTGTCGCGGGCAACCGGCGCCGATGTTTATCTGAAGCTGGAGAACCTGCAGGTCACGGGCTCGTTCAAGGTCCGTGGCGCCGGGATCAAGCTGGGCAGCCTATCGGGTGACGAGCGCGCGCGCGGCGTCGTCGCCGCCTCGGCCGGCAACCACGCCCAGGGCGTGGCCTATCACGCCGGGCGGCTGGGCATCGTGGCGACCATCTACATGCCTGAAGGCACCCCCTTCACCAAGGTCGGGCGAACCGAGGACCTGGGCGCCACGGTGGTCCTGGAAGGCGTCGATTTCAACGCCGCGAGGGATGCCGCCCTGGCCCATGCCGAGGAAACCGGCAAACTGTTCATAGCACCCTTCGATGACCCCCACGTGATCGCCGGTCAGGGCACGGTGGCCCTGGAACTGCTTGAGGATGTACCGGATCTGGACATCCTGATCGTGCCCATCGGCGGCGGCGGCCTGATGGCCGGCTGCGCCATCGCGGCCCATGCGATCAACCCGGGGATCGAGATGATCGGCGCGCAGACGGCGCTTTACCCCTCAATGGCCCAGGCCCTGAACGGCGAAGCATCGACCGGTGCCGGCACCACCATCGCCGAAGGCATCGCCGTGAAGACGCCGGGCGAAATCACTCAACCGATCATCGCCGACCACGTAACGGATATCTCCGTACTGGGCGAAGATCAGATCGAAGCCGCCGTCCTGGCCCTGGCCGAGGGCCAGCGCATCGTTGCCGAGGGCGCTGGGGCGGCCGGCGTGGCGGCTCTTCTGGCCGGCGATGGCCGGTATGCCGGAAAAAAGGTCGGTATCGTAATTTCCGGTGGCAACATCGATTCCCGCCTGCTGTCCAACGTCCTGCTGCGCGGCCTGGTGCGCGGCGGGCGCATGGTGTCCTTGCGCATTGGGATGAGCGACCGTCCGGGCATGTTGGCCGAGGTCTCCGGGCTGATCGGCGGTCTGGGCGGCAATATCCTGGAAGTCTACCACCAGCGCCTGTTCACCGACGGCCCGATCCGCGACACGGAACTGGACGTGGTGATCGAAACCATCGACGCGGAACATGCCCGCGCGATCGTCGAAGCCCTATGCAACGCTGGGTTCCAGACCCGGGTCCTGTCGAACCGCAAGGACTAG
- a CDS encoding penicillin acylase family protein, producing MRLGGLKVWGFALAVALVGGGAALLVPTFAKTSGSLKLTGLSAPVTVTRDGHGVPRIRADNEGSAFFALGFVHAQDRFFQMELMRRAGAGRLAEMLGAPALDMDRYMRRLGIYRLAEAQAKAASPELKNRLKAYADGVNAWIDDTDWPRTVEFLALRHTPEPWRPADSLVWGKLMALRLAGNWRTERLRLDMLARLSPEQVDFLWPPYPGDAPTAFPGVPGGGSGLAAFPAMDWDPRSAGAPGTASNAWALSGARTSTGKPFLANDPHLEFRAPILWYLARLETPGGVLAGATVPGVPFLVIGHNGHVAWGFTTTGADTEDLIIETPAGQPGTYRTDTGDGMAEFGTRTEVIKVRDGAPETLKVLETPDGPVITEAGGRPVTLSAPYLKAGDRTPEALLALNAAKTKSDVAAALRQFHAPVQNILYATRAGDIGMVTAGRLPKRKRGGAVPLVRTQGPVGHDGYLDPSVMPRYADPPGGVLLNANNKVTPPGFPFAIAADWPPPFRARRLADLLAGDRPDPITPQMDIHSAGAEELLAFALAQLDDVSGSRPLVRMLERWDGAMDRRQRAPLAFMFFALNLKRAIFADDLGDLIDRWHGLRIQAVVRALTAGQQWCDDVTTADKIETCAEAVIRALDQTARDLMGLDRELGRTALWGDVHVARFEHPVFRHLPLLRDWTAVEVATDGGNDTLNRGAMWLGRKEAPFAHRHGAGLRALMDLSDLDGSRFVIATGQSGNPLSPRYRDLADAWRDGQTLTLETIPPEAGDVLKILPKD from the coding sequence ATGCGGCTGGGTGGGCTGAAGGTCTGGGGCTTTGCGCTGGCCGTTGCGCTTGTCGGCGGCGGTGCGGCCCTGCTCGTCCCGACCTTTGCCAAGACGTCGGGAAGCCTGAAACTCACGGGTCTTTCGGCGCCGGTGACGGTCACCCGCGACGGCCATGGCGTGCCGCGCATCCGCGCCGATAACGAGGGCAGCGCCTTTTTCGCCCTTGGTTTCGTCCATGCCCAGGACCGGTTCTTCCAGATGGAATTGATGCGCCGCGCGGGGGCGGGACGGCTGGCGGAAATGTTGGGCGCGCCGGCCCTCGACATGGACCGTTACATGCGCAGGCTGGGAATCTACCGGCTGGCCGAGGCGCAGGCGAAGGCAGCGTCGCCCGAATTGAAGAACCGTCTGAAGGCCTATGCCGATGGGGTCAACGCCTGGATCGACGATACCGACTGGCCGCGCACCGTCGAATTCCTCGCCCTTCGTCACACGCCCGAACCCTGGCGCCCCGCCGACAGCCTGGTCTGGGGCAAGCTGATGGCCCTGCGCCTGGCGGGGAACTGGCGGACGGAACGCCTTCGTCTCGACATGCTGGCTAGACTATCACCGGAACAGGTGGATTTCCTATGGCCGCCCTACCCCGGTGACGCGCCGACGGCCTTTCCCGGCGTCCCCGGCGGCGGCAGTGGTTTGGCGGCCTTTCCCGCCATGGATTGGGATCCGCGCAGCGCGGGCGCACCGGGCACGGCGTCCAACGCCTGGGCGCTGTCGGGGGCGCGCACGTCGACCGGCAAGCCGTTCCTGGCCAACGACCCGCATCTGGAATTCCGGGCGCCGATCTTGTGGTATCTGGCGCGCCTGGAAACCCCGGGTGGTGTGCTTGCCGGGGCGACCGTGCCCGGCGTGCCGTTCTTGGTGATCGGCCATAACGGCCATGTCGCCTGGGGATTCACGACCACGGGGGCGGATACGGAAGACCTGATTATCGAAACCCCGGCCGGGCAACCGGGCACCTACCGCACCGATACCGGTGACGGGATGGCCGAATTCGGCACACGCACTGAGGTCATCAAGGTACGGGACGGCGCGCCGGAAACCCTGAAGGTGCTGGAAACCCCCGACGGCCCCGTCATTACCGAGGCCGGCGGCCGCCCGGTGACCCTCTCTGCCCCTTATCTGAAAGCGGGCGACCGCACGCCGGAAGCGCTCCTGGCCCTCAATGCCGCCAAGACCAAGTCCGATGTCGCGGCGGCCCTGCGCCAGTTCCATGCCCCGGTGCAGAACATCCTGTATGCCACCCGGGCAGGCGATATCGGCATGGTCACGGCGGGCCGTCTGCCCAAGCGCAAACGCGGCGGCGCGGTGCCGTTGGTCCGCACCCAGGGGCCGGTGGGGCACGACGGCTATCTAGACCCTTCGGTGATGCCGCGCTATGCCGATCCGCCGGGCGGCGTGCTGCTGAACGCCAACAACAAGGTCACGCCTCCGGGCTTTCCCTTCGCGATCGCCGCCGACTGGCCGCCGCCCTTCCGCGCCCGACGGCTGGCCGATCTGCTGGCCGGAGACCGGCCCGATCCGATCACCCCCCAGATGGACATTCATTCCGCCGGGGCCGAGGAACTGTTGGCCTTCGCTTTGGCACAACTGGACGACGTTTCCGGCAGCAGGCCCCTGGTTCGCATGTTGGAGCGTTGGGACGGCGCCATGGACCGCCGCCAGCGCGCACCCCTCGCCTTCATGTTCTTCGCCTTGAATCTAAAACGCGCCATCTTCGCCGACGACCTGGGCGACCTGATTGACCGCTGGCACGGCCTGCGCATCCAGGCCGTGGTCCGCGCCCTGACCGCCGGGCAGCAATGGTGCGACGACGTGACGACTGCGGACAAGATCGAAACCTGTGCCGAGGCGGTTATCCGCGCCCTGGATCAGACGGCCCGCGACCTGATGGGTCTGGACCGGGAACTGGGTCGCACGGCGCTTTGGGGCGATGTCCATGTCGCCCGGTTCGAGCATCCGGTGTTCAGGCACCTTCCCCTGCTGCGCGATTGGACGGCGGTCGAGGTCGCGACGGACGGCGGCAACGACACCCTCAACCGGGGCGCCATGTGGCTGGGGCGCAAGGAGGCTCCCTTTGCCCACCGCCATGGGGCGGGGCTGCGCGCCCTTATGGATTTAAGCGATCTGGACGGCTCCCGCTTCGTCATCGCGACGGGGCAGTCGGGCAATCCGCTCAGCCCGCGGTATCGCGATCTGGCCGATGCCTGGCGGGATGGCCAAACCCTGACCCTTGAAACCATCCCGCCCGAGGCGGGTGACGTTCTGAAAATTCTGCCAAAAGACTAA
- a CDS encoding CoA transferase, with translation MSGPLSGLRVFDLTRILAGPSCTQILGDLGADVIKVEIPGKGDDTRGFAPPYLKDGEGKDTDQSAYFTCANRNKRSITLDLTKPEGIELAKKMIAKSDVLVENFKTGGLAKYGLGYEQLKDDNPGLVYCSVTGFGHTGPYANRPGYDVLIQGMGGFMSVTGEPDSDPQKAGIPISDLIAGMYAAVGINAALRHREVTGEGQHIDIGMLDTTAAILSIQGANFLATGQNPPRLGNAHPNIVPYQSFATADGDIILAVGNDGQFQRFCKVAGCENLAEDPKFATNANRVSNRDEIVALLKPIIAAKPSEFWLTELEKNNVSCGPINRLDQVFSDPQFLARGMRLDMPHPKTGSKPVSMVASPLKFSKSQVDYRMAPPVLGQHSEEVLGEVLGLSPDEVAGLRDRGVI, from the coding sequence ATGTCCGGACCCTTGAGCGGCCTTCGGGTTTTCGATCTGACCCGCATTCTGGCGGGCCCCTCCTGCACGCAGATTCTTGGCGACTTGGGCGCCGACGTGATCAAGGTGGAAATTCCCGGCAAGGGCGACGACACGCGCGGCTTCGCGCCGCCCTACCTGAAGGACGGCGAGGGCAAAGACACGGACCAGAGCGCCTATTTCACCTGCGCCAACCGCAACAAGCGCTCGATCACCCTGGACCTGACCAAGCCCGAAGGTATCGAATTGGCGAAGAAGATGATCGCCAAGTCCGACGTGCTGGTCGAGAACTTCAAGACCGGCGGCCTCGCCAAGTACGGCCTGGGCTATGAGCAGCTGAAGGACGACAATCCGGGCCTCGTCTATTGCTCGGTCACCGGCTTCGGCCATACGGGTCCCTACGCCAACCGCCCCGGATACGACGTGCTGATCCAGGGCATGGGCGGCTTCATGAGCGTCACCGGCGAGCCGGACAGCGACCCGCAGAAAGCCGGCATCCCCATTTCCGACCTGATCGCCGGCATGTACGCCGCGGTCGGCATCAACGCGGCCCTGCGCCACCGCGAAGTCACGGGCGAAGGGCAGCACATCGACATCGGCATGTTGGACACCACCGCCGCCATTCTGTCGATCCAGGGGGCAAACTTCCTGGCCACCGGCCAGAACCCGCCGCGTCTGGGCAATGCGCATCCGAACATCGTGCCTTACCAGTCGTTCGCGACCGCCGACGGCGACATCATTCTGGCGGTCGGCAATGACGGCCAGTTCCAGCGTTTCTGCAAGGTCGCCGGCTGTGAGAATCTGGCCGAAGACCCGAAATTCGCGACCAACGCCAACCGCGTATCGAACCGGGACGAAATCGTCGCCCTGCTGAAGCCGATCATCGCGGCCAAGCCGTCGGAATTCTGGCTGACCGAGTTGGAAAAGAACAACGTCAGTTGCGGGCCCATCAATCGCCTGGACCAGGTGTTTTCCGATCCGCAGTTCCTGGCCCGCGGCATGCGCCTCGACATGCCGCATCCGAAGACCGGCAGCAAGCCGGTCAGCATGGTCGCAAGCCCCCTGAAGTTCTCGAAATCGCAGGTCGATTACCGCATGGCGCCGCCGGTTCTGGGCCAGCATTCGGAAGAGGTTCTGGGCGAAGTCCTGGGTCTCAGCCCCGACGAGGTCGCGGGCCTGCGTGACCGCGGCGTGATTTGA
- a CDS encoding alpha/beta hydrolase: protein MQRKSFLGRSALGTFHEVVYWQWGPADGPVLLCVHGLTRNGRDFDAVAERFSDRWRVVCPDIVGRGDSGRLTDPLQYGYPQYLADLTALIARLDVDRVAWLGTSMGALLGMIMAAGPGTPVARLLMNDAGPVVTKDSLQRIAAYLGTAPDFTDMAEAEAYIRQVHAPFGPLTDAQWAHLARHSVREGTGGRLVLKYDPGLAKPFQSAVDNDLVLWPVWDAIRCPVTVIRGAQSDLLRADTLAEMQSRGPKAKAHEIPGVGHAPALMDEVQLDLIADWLTD, encoded by the coding sequence ATGCAGCGCAAATCGTTCCTCGGCCGCTCCGCCCTCGGCACGTTTCACGAGGTCGTTTATTGGCAATGGGGCCCGGCCGACGGTCCGGTCCTGCTCTGCGTTCATGGCCTGACCCGTAACGGCCGCGACTTTGATGCGGTGGCCGAACGGTTCTCCGACCGTTGGCGCGTCGTCTGCCCCGACATCGTCGGGCGCGGCGACAGCGGCCGATTGACCGATCCCCTGCAATACGGCTATCCGCAATACCTTGCCGACCTGACGGCCTTGATCGCGCGGCTCGACGTGGATCGGGTCGCCTGGCTCGGCACCTCCATGGGGGCGCTGCTCGGCATGATCATGGCGGCGGGGCCGGGGACACCTGTCGCACGCCTGCTGATGAACGATGCCGGGCCGGTGGTGACCAAGGATTCCCTGCAACGCATCGCCGCCTACCTGGGCACGGCGCCGGACTTCACTGATATGGCCGAGGCGGAAGCCTATATCCGCCAAGTCCACGCGCCGTTCGGCCCCCTGACCGACGCTCAATGGGCGCATCTCGCCCGTCACAGCGTGCGTGAGGGGACCGGTGGGCGGCTGGTGCTGAAGTACGATCCCGGCCTGGCCAAACCGTTCCAGAGCGCAGTCGACAACGATTTGGTGCTGTGGCCCGTGTGGGATGCGATCCGCTGTCCGGTCACCGTGATCCGGGGCGCGCAATCGGACCTTTTGCGCGCCGACACCCTGGCGGAGATGCAATCCCGCGGCCCCAAAGCGAAGGCCCATGAAATTCCCGGTGTCGGCCATGCGCCGGCTTTGATGGACGAGGTTCAGCTGGATCTGATCGCGGACTGGCTTACGGACTGA
- a CDS encoding chemotaxis protein CheW, protein MAEVQAVNSSRALREAETRELATHPGEDLEDFVTFRVKKQLFGIPVLMVQDILSPDRIASIPLAPPEVRGSINLRGRIVTVIDVRVRLGLPASTEASENAMAVTVEHEHELYTLLVDSIGDVISLSNDLYERNPATLDSLWREFANGIYRLKGELMVVLDVHRLLNISVRL, encoded by the coding sequence ATGGCGGAAGTTCAGGCTGTAAATTCGTCCCGCGCGCTGCGCGAAGCGGAAACCCGCGAACTGGCGACGCACCCGGGTGAGGACCTGGAAGATTTCGTGACCTTCCGGGTCAAAAAGCAGCTGTTCGGCATTCCCGTGCTGATGGTCCAGGATATCCTGTCACCGGACCGCATCGCCTCGATCCCGCTGGCGCCGCCGGAAGTACGCGGTTCCATCAACCTGCGCGGCCGCATCGTCACCGTCATTGACGTGCGGGTACGCCTGGGCTTGCCGGCCAGCACGGAAGCCTCGGAAAACGCCATGGCGGTGACGGTGGAGCACGAACACGAGCTTTACACCCTGCTGGTCGACAGTATCGGTGACGTGATCAGCCTGTCCAACGATCTTTACGAGCGGAATCCAGCAACCCTGGATTCACTGTGGCGCGAATTCGCCAACGGAATCTATCGCTTGAAGGGTGAGTTGATGGTGGTGCTTGATGTGCACCGCCTGCTGAACATCAGCGTCCGGCTCTAG